One genomic window of Branchiostoma lanceolatum isolate klBraLanc5 chromosome 5, klBraLanc5.hap2, whole genome shotgun sequence includes the following:
- the LOC136435149 gene encoding uncharacterized protein: MAILKVLLGAALLSVALAETCPGHYTPDVLGIKVWVPAFDCPTLVDNPSSKFCCGTKNNPHCCSDCTQSITSVVACITGGTLSYAAFLGLVIGGAVLLIALFICCCVCCCRGCCGSRQPAVTVVQGPPISMPHVGTAGGTPPYTQMQ; encoded by the exons ATGGCTATACTGAAGGTTCTTCTGGGCGCGGCATTGCTGTCCGTGG CCCTGGCTGAGACCTGCCCCGGACACTACACTCCTGACGTCCTCGGCATCAAGGTGTGGGTACCCGCGTTTGACTGCCCCACGCTGGTGGACAACCCCAGCTCCAAGTTCTGCTGTGGAACGAAGAACAACCCGCACTGCTGCAGCGACTGTACCCAGTCTATCACCAGTGTGGTGGCCTGCATCACTGGTGGGACCCTCAG CTACGCGGCGTTCCTGGGCCTGGTGATCGGCGGGGCCGTGCTGCTGATCGCCCTGTTCATCTGCTGCTGTGTGTGCTGTTGTCGCGGCTGCTGTGGCTCCCGCCAGCCCGCCGTCACCGTCGTGCAGG GTCCCCCAATTTCGATGCCACATGTTGGGACAGCTGGAGGAACCCCGCCCTATACCCAGATGCAGTAG
- the LOC136435147 gene encoding protein shisa-2-like — MAASVFLVFIVVLGTASGEYCSSSSSTGGTFYPGFSCPRSSDARDETYCCGTRTSPRCCDSRYRSQKISYLDYSYFYLGTGPIVGIVIGCIAFIVFVITVCCCCCSACCGSNRPSPTATVVPMQPGAVVAYPGQQYPQYPPGSEMAQYPPQGQQEPPPAMQYVPPGQQPPVYPVAQGDMAYPPTYPGQGGQPAK, encoded by the exons ATGGCCGCTTCAGTCTTCCTGGTTTTCATAGTTGTTCTCGGGACAG CTTCTGGTGAATActgttcttcctcctcctccaccgGGGGAACATTCTATCCTGGTTTCAGCTGCCCAAGATCCAGTGATGCCCGTGATGAGACGTACTGTTGTGGTACCAGGACAAGCCCCCGCTGCTGCGATTCGCGCTACCGTTCACAG AAAATCAGCTACCTCGACTATAGCTACTTCTATCTCGG CACCGGACCCATCGTAGGCATCGTCATAGGCTGTATCGCGTTCATCGTCTTCGTCATCACGgtgtgctgctgctgctgcagcgcCTGCTGCGGGTCTAACCGTCCGT CTCCAACGGCGACTGTGGTCCCGATGCAACCGGGAGCTGTCGTCGCTTACCCCGGCCAGCAGTACCCGCAGTACCCTCCCGGCAGCGAGATGGCGCAGTACCCCCCTCAAGGCCAACAGGAACCCCCTCCCGCCATGCAGTACGTCCCTCCTGGACAACAGCCGCCGGTATACCCAGTGGCTCAGGGTGACATGGCCTACCCTCCCACCTACCCAGGACAGGGAGGCCAGCCCGCAAAGTAG
- the LOC136435142 gene encoding protein shisa-5-like — MAASVLLVLIVVLGTASGEYCSAYNDIFGNYQQGFNCPRYTEGESYDESYCCGTSSIPYCCDSCYLSQNTNYCPGSDIDYYFSLSTGAIVGIALGCLAFIAFIIALCICCCCACCKSNNRTQRTTVVQGQSGAAVTVAQTTYPGQQYPQYPPSSEMTQYPPPGAQYPPPGAQYPPPGAQYPPAGAQYPPPGAQYPPQDQQYPPAAPQYAPPGQQPPYPVAQGDMVYPPAYPGQPLKQ, encoded by the exons ATGGCCGCTTCAGTCTTGCTGGTTTTGATAGTTGTCCTTGGAACAG CTTCTGGTGAATACTGTTCTGCCTACAATGATATCTTCGGAAACTACCAACAAGGTTTCAACTGTCCAAGATACACTGAGGGTGAATCCTATGATGAGTCGTACTGTTGTGGTACCAGCAGCATCCCCTACTGCTGCGATTCGTGCTACCTTTCACAG AACACTAACTACTGCCCAGGCTCGGATATAGATTACTACTTCTCTCTCAG CACCGGAGCCATTGTGGGCATTGCCCTGGGTTGTCTCGCCTTCATCGCCTTCATCATAGCGCTGTGCatctgctgctgctgcgcctGCTGCAAGTCTAACAATCGGA CTCAAAGGACGACTGTGGTCCAGGGGCAGTCGGGAGCTGCCGTCACCGTGGCACAGACCACGTACCCCGGTCAGCAGTACCCGCAGTACCCTCCCAGCAGCGAGATGACGCAGTACCCCCCTCCAGGAGCACAGTATCCCCCTCCAGGAGCACAGTACCCCCCTCCAGGTGCACAATACCCCCCTGCAGGAGCACAGTACCCCCCTCCAGGGGCACAGTACCCCCCACAGGACCAACAGTACCCTCCTGCAGCCCCTCAATACGCCCCTCCTGGCCAACAGCCTCCGTACCCAGTCGCCCAGGGTGACATGGTCTACCCACCTGCCTACCCTGGACAGCCCTTGAAGCAGTAG
- the LOC136435144 gene encoding protein shisa-5-like → MSVAVVLFVIAVLGTASGERCRGYTDAFGDYHAGFSCPTSSDFSSETYCCGTSSYPYCCSSCLLSQFTFSCDADDIGDIVYLGTGAIVGIALGSLAFIGIIITVCCCCCCACCAGCRSNPPPTTTVITNQPAAGVTVAQTSYQPYPQYPPSREMAQYPPPGAQYPPPGPQYPPPGPQYPPQGQQGGMVYPPPYPGQGGQPMKH, encoded by the exons ATGTCCGTCGCTGTGGTGCTGTTTGTGATCGCTGTTCTTGGGACTG CTTCGGGAGAGCGCTGTCGCGGCTACACCGACGCCTTCGGAGACTACCATGCTGGCTTCAGCTGCCCAACCTCGAGTGACTTCTCCTCGGAGACGTACTGCTGTGGCACCTCCTCATACCCGTACTGCTGCAGTTCCTGTCTGCTGTCTCAG TTCACCTTTTCTTGTGACGCCGACGACATAGGCGACATCGTCTACCTCGG CACCGGAGCCATTGTAGGCATTGCCCTGGGCAGTCTCGCCTTCATCGGCATCATCATCACGgtgtgctgctgctgctgctgcgcctGCTGTGCCGGCTGCCGCTCGAACCCCCCGC CCACAACGACTGTGATCACTAACCAACCGGCGGCTGGCGTCACCGTGGCGCAGACCTCGTACCAGCCGTACCCGCAGTACCCTCCCAGCCGAGAGATGGCGCAGTACCCCCCTCCAGGGGCACAGTACCCCCCTCCAGGGCCACAGTACCCCCCTCCAGGGCCACAGTACCCCCCTCAGGGCCAACAGGGTGGAATGGTCTACCCCCCTCCCTACCCTGGACAGGGTGGCCAACCCATGAAGCACTAA
- the LOC136435141 gene encoding protein shisa-like-2A → MSLWTFQRVLMNERNRMLNKPVSLVAFLVYAVFPTVLSEVCPAYERTTNGQSTWVDSFSCPTDNDPEEETYCCSTDTLRYCCDDCTQSLSLSCATGSGAVNLSMGAIVGIAVSAVVCVVLLAAIIALCCSFCCEKKLRASQISVQPAAYPQSYHGQEMFPMGPLQPPPYVPAESPPPYMPQETFTQQNTTSFTSAAADPAQRVPPAASAPARQAQPTAPPAQPTAPPPQSVSLRQRQATGPEHELPPYELTQVG, encoded by the exons ATGAGTTTGTGGACATTCCAGAGAGTTCTGATGAACGAACGCAACAGGATGCTGAACAAACCAGTGTCTCTGGTCGCCTTTTTGGTCTATGCGGTGTTCCCAACAG TGTTGTCTGAGGTCTGTCCGGCGTACGAGAGGACAACAAATGGCCAGAGTACATGGGTGGACAGTTTCTCTTGTCCCACGGACAACGACCCTGAGGAAGAAAcctactgctgcagtaccgacacCCTGAGGTACTGCTGTGACGACTGCACCCAGTCTCTGTCTCTGTCATGCGCCACTGGGAGCGGCGCCGTCAACTTGAG TATGGGCGCCATCGTGGGTATTGCTGTGTCTGCGGTGGTGTGCGTGGTTCTCCTGGCCGCCATCATCGCTCTGTGCTGCTCCTTCTGCTGTGAGAAGAAACTCCGTGCCAGTCAGATCTCCGTACAGCCGG CTGCCTACCCTCAGTCGTACCACGGACAGGAGATGTTCCCGATGGGACCACTCCAACCACCTCCCTACGTACCAGCCGAGAGTCCACCTCCATACATGCCACAAGAAACGTTCACACAACAGAACACCACCTCCTTCACATCAGCTGCAGCAGATCCGGCCCAGCGGGTCCCGCCAGCTGCATCGGCACCAGCCCGGCAGGCCCAGCCAACTGCCCCGCCAGCCCAGCCAACTGCCCCGCCACCACAGTCCGTCTCACTCCGTCAGCGGCAGGCGACGGGTCCGGAACACGAGTTACCGCCGTACGAGCTGACTCAAGTCGGATAG
- the LOC136435150 gene encoding uncharacterized protein — MEARLLLTFIVVSVLFEVCRAEFCYSYTRVVEGSRVQVPGFSCPKTIERPEDNHDVYCCGSSTNKYCCNDCRESQNGRACLSNSLYSSTVSVGAIIGITMGSTFVGLGCIYFGCCMFYTLFPRKTVGSRPGSFQQNSSIHSRKPSYEDRTIAPSRTKLLTINNGHLSSNGHHGIDKPAKVNGCPGSEPLLNSPRSEPEEGPGCEKSKVVIVIDSPSPSHSTSKETAIDFPATNSEASESRKASIESAV, encoded by the exons ATGGAGGCGAGGCTTCTCTTGACGTTCATCGTGGTCTCTGTCCTTTTCGAAG tctGCAGAGCGGAGTTCTGTTATAGTTATACCCGAGTTGTGGAGGGAAGCCGAGTCCAAGTTCCGGGGTTTTCCTGTCCTAAAACCATAGAGCGACCAGAGGACAACCATGATGTCTACTGCTGTGGTTCCTCCACCAACAAGTATTGTTGCAACGATTGCAGAGAATCCCAGAACGGACGGGCGTGCCTCAGCAACTCTCTATACTCTAGTACTGTGAG CGTCGGTGCAATCATAGGCATCACTATGGGCTCCACGTTTGTCGGCCTGGGCTGCATCTATTTCGGTTGTTGCATGTTCTACACACTCTTCCCGCGTAAAACCGTCGGCAGCAGGCCCGGGAGCTTCCAACAAA ACTCGTCGATACACTCACGGAAACCTTCATATGAAGACAGAACCATTGCTCCGAGTAGGACAAAATTGTTGACCATCAACAACGGACATTTATCATCAAACGGACATCACGGCATCGATAAACCTGCCAAGGTCAACGGTTGCCCCGGAAGTGAACCACTACTTAATAGTCCTCGAAGCGAGCCAGAGGAAGGTCCCGGATGCGAGAAGAGCAAAGTGGTAATAGTTATAGACTCTCCCTCGCCAAGTCACTCCACGTCGAAGGAGACAGCTATAGACTTCCCCGCGACGAACTCGGAGGCCTCAGAATCAAGAAAGGCCTCCATTGAATCAGCAGTATGA